The proteins below are encoded in one region of Mycobacterium shinjukuense:
- the cysS gene encoding cysteine--tRNA ligase: MTEQARLRLHDTATGAVRDFVPLHPGQVSIYLCGATVQGLPHIGHVRSGVAFDILRRWLLARGYDVVFIRNVTDIDDKILNKAAAAGRPWWEWAATYERAFTAAYDALDVMPPSAEPRATGHITQMIELIERLIDKGHAYTGGGDVYFDVLSYPEYGQLSGHKIDDVHQGEGVAPGKRDQRDFTLWKGEKPGEPSWPTPWGRGRPGWHLECSAMARNYLGPEFDIHCGGMDLIFPHHENEIAQSRAAGDEFARYWLHNGWVTMGGEKMSKSLGNVLSIPAMLARVRPAELRYYLGSAHYRSMLEFSETALQDAVKAYVGVEEFLHRVRTRVGAVVPGQWTARFAAALDDDLSVPIALAEIHHARAEGNRALDAGDHDGAMCCASAIRAMMGILGCDPLDERWESRDETSAALAAVDVLVRAELENRERARAQRNWALADEIRDRLKKAGIEVTDTADGPQWSLGGDGKWQQAHAR; this comes from the coding sequence ATTTACCTGTGTGGCGCCACGGTGCAGGGCCTGCCGCACATCGGCCACGTCCGCAGTGGGGTGGCCTTCGACATCCTGCGACGCTGGCTGCTCGCGCGCGGATACGACGTCGTGTTCATCCGCAACGTGACCGACATTGACGACAAGATCCTGAACAAGGCCGCCGCGGCGGGCCGGCCGTGGTGGGAGTGGGCGGCCACCTACGAGCGCGCGTTCACCGCGGCCTACGACGCGCTGGACGTGATGCCGCCGTCGGCCGAACCGCGCGCCACCGGACACATCACCCAGATGATCGAGCTGATCGAGCGCCTGATCGACAAGGGCCACGCGTATACCGGCGGCGGCGACGTCTACTTCGACGTTCTGAGCTACCCGGAGTACGGTCAGCTGTCCGGGCACAAGATCGACGACGTCCATCAGGGCGAGGGTGTGGCGCCCGGGAAACGCGACCAGCGCGACTTCACGTTGTGGAAGGGCGAAAAGCCGGGCGAGCCGTCCTGGCCGACGCCGTGGGGCCGCGGACGTCCGGGCTGGCACCTGGAATGCTCGGCGATGGCCCGCAACTATCTCGGACCAGAGTTCGACATCCATTGCGGCGGAATGGATTTGATCTTCCCGCACCACGAGAACGAGATCGCGCAGAGCCGCGCCGCCGGCGACGAGTTCGCCCGCTACTGGTTGCACAACGGCTGGGTGACGATGGGCGGGGAGAAGATGAGCAAGTCGCTGGGCAACGTGTTGTCGATACCGGCGATGTTGGCGCGGGTCCGGCCGGCCGAACTGCGGTACTACCTGGGCAGCGCGCACTACCGCTCGATGCTGGAATTCTCCGAGACCGCATTGCAGGACGCGGTCAAGGCCTATGTCGGGGTGGAGGAATTCCTGCACCGCGTGCGCACCCGGGTGGGTGCCGTCGTTCCGGGACAGTGGACCGCGCGCTTCGCCGCGGCGCTCGACGACGACCTTTCGGTTCCGATTGCGCTGGCCGAGATTCATCACGCGCGCGCCGAAGGCAACCGGGCCCTTGATGCCGGCGACCACGACGGCGCGATGTGCTGCGCCAGCGCGATCCGGGCCATGATGGGCATCCTGGGCTGCGACCCCCTCGACGAGCGTTGGGAATCCCGCGACGAAACCTCGGCGGCGCTGGCCGCGGTCGACGTGCTGGTACGGGCCGAGCTGGAAAACCGGGAACGGGCCCGCGCGCAACGCAATTGGGCGCTGGCCGACGAGATCAGGGACCGACTCAAGAAGGCCGGCATCGAGGTCACCGACACCGCCGACGGGCCGCAGTGGTCGCTGGGTGGTGACGGCAAGTGGCAACAAGCGCATGCCCGGTAA